The Osmerus eperlanus chromosome 22, fOsmEpe2.1, whole genome shotgun sequence genome window below encodes:
- the LOC134008550 gene encoding uncharacterized protein LOC134008550 isoform X2, which produces MKNKLGMLDGKIEKNQNVIYEMKILQSKLKDTASSKKKVLEGEYRQIREMLDREEREALNTVDLEQESGQTKLQGLMKKFDQNFDKMSGARDEINNLLSQSESLAFLQVKVSTYSS; this is translated from the exons atgaaaaacaaactaggCATGCTGGATGGAAAAATTGAGAAGAACCAAAATGTCATTTACGAGATGAAGATTCTACAGAGCAAGCTGAAG GACACCGCATCGAGCAAGAAGAAGGTTCTGGAAGGTGAGTATCGGCAGATCCGGGAGATGCTAGACCGGGAGGAGCGGGAGGCCCTGAACACGGTAGACCTTGAGCAGGAGAGCGGTCAGACCAAGCTGCAGGGTCTCATGAAGAAGTTTGACCAGAACTTCGATAAGATGAGTGGAGCCAGAGATGAAATCAACAACCTCCTTAGCCAGTCTGAGAGCCTGGCCTTTCTACAGGTGAAGGTTTCAACATACAGTAGTTGA
- the LOC134008547 gene encoding E3 ubiquitin/ISG15 ligase TRIM25-like isoform X3, translated as MAEEMTSLMSLEDELTCSICLCPFDCPVTTPCGHNFCQDCLFTTWKENYSCPQCRTHFSTKPELKKNTVLSTVMETFRLRASKSDSSITVKETMKPEEPKHERVVCDTCMEATAVKTCLTCMASFCEDHVRPHKENPIFSTHQLSYPLGDLRERICTDHHKLMEFYCTQHRRCICSVCLQQVHKGCQFSTPDEQRALQESDMRNKLGMLDGKIEKNRNVISEMKSQQSKLKDTASSKKKVLEGEYRQLREMLDREEREALNTVDREQESGQTKLQGLMKKFDQNIDKMSGARDEINNLLSQSESLAFLQASVDLPSQVTFDPYTPRVNLDSKAVAASQAFAAVLREHLFHIFNQPVEARLQILRPGRAEGTPRPPRSHSPGAALRAGQKKKSDRKTDSKDQKGDKTKKQPFQSTPTPKEYPKATCEEPQNKDKPELSKMPPNITSVAKRHDLLQYGTVLTLDGKTAHKRVCLSENFTVATVSDEPNAYPDCPARFSVCSQVLCTKGFSRGRHYWEVKMSSNNFVGLGLAYNSIDRKGPASRLGRNAQSWCVEWFNVKLSAWHASSETVLLNPNPSRVGVLLDCEEGTATFYNVADRATPFHSFVFPFAEAVYPAFWIFSNGSSVSLCKLQT; from the exons ATGGCCGAGGAAATGACTTCTCTCATGAGTCTAGAAGATGAACTGACTTGTAGCATCTGCCTCTGTCCATTCGACTGTCCGGTGACAACACCTTGCGGACACAACTTCTGTCAAGATTGCCTCTTCACTACATGGAAAGAAAATTACAGCTGTCCGCAATGCAGGACGCACTTTTCGACCAAACCAGAGCTGAAAAAGAACACGGTGCTTAGCACCGTAATGGAGACGTTCAGACTGAGGGCGTCGAAGAGTGATTCCAGCATTACTGTGAAGGAAACAATGAAGCCTGAAGAGCCTAAGCACGAGCGTGTCGTCTGTGATACCTGTATGGAGGCCACCGCTGTTAAAACCTGCCTCACGTGCATGGCGTCCTTCTGTGAGGACCATGTAAGACCGCACAAGGAGAACCCGATATTTAGCACGCATCAGCTGAGCTACCCGCTTGGAGACCTCCGCGAGCGCATCTGCACCGACCACCACAAGTTGATGGAGTTCTACTGCACCCAGCATCGCCGCTGTATTTGTAGCGTCTGTCTGCAGCAGGTGCACAAGGGGTGTCAGTTCTCCACCCCCGACGAACAACGAGCTTTACAAGAG tctGACATGAGAAACAAATTAGGCATGCTGGATGGAAAAATTGAGAAGAACCGAAATGTCATTTCCGAGATGAAGAGTCAACAGAGCAAGCTGAAG GACACTGCATCTAGCAAGAAGAAGGTTCTGGAAGGTGAGTACCGGCAGCTCCGGGAGATGCTGGACCGGGAGGAGCGGGAGGCCCTGAACACGGTAGACCGTGAGCAGGAGAGCGGTCAGACCAAGCTGCAGGGTCTCATGAAGAAGTTTGACCAGAACATTGATAAGATGAGTGGAGCCAGAGATGAAATCAACAACCTCCTTAGCCAGTCTGAGAGCCTGGCCTTTCTACAG GCTTCAGTGGATCTTCCCTCccaggtgacctttgacccctacaCACCACGGGTGAACCTGGACTCTAAGGCTGTCGCCGCATCACAGGCCTTCGCAGCAGTCCTGAGGGAGCATCTGTTCCACATATTCAACCAACCTGTGGAAGCTAGGCTGCAGATACTAAGACCAG GACGAGCAGAAGGTACTCCGAGGCCCCCCAGATCTCACAGCCCAGGAGCTGCTCTCAGAGCAGGCCAGAAAAAGA AGTCTGATAGGAAAACGGATTCGAAGGACCAGAAAGGTGACA AAACAAAAAAGCAGCCCTTCCAGTCTACACCCACACCAAAGGAGTACCCAAAAGCTACATGTGAAGAACCTCAGAACAAGGACAAACCCG agctgtcgaagatgcctCCAAATATCACGTCGGTTGCAAAAAGACATGACCTTCTGCAAT ATGGCACGGTCCTCACCCTGGACGGCAAGACGGCCCACAAGCGCGTCTGCCTCAGCGAGAACTTCACTGTGGCCACCGTGTCGGACGAGCCCAACGCCTACCCTGACTGCCCCGCCCGCTTCTCTGTCTGCTCCCAGGTGCTGTGCACCAAAGGTTTCTCTAGGGGGCGTCACTACTGGGAGGTCAAGATGAGCAGCAACAACTTTGTCGGCCTAGGCCTGGCTTACAACAGCATTGACCGCAAGGGTCCCGCTAGCCGGCTAGGCCGGAACGCCCAGTCGTGGTGCGTCGAGTGGTTCAACGTCAAGCTGTCAGCCTGGCACGCCAGCAGCGAGACCGTGCTGCTCAATCCTAATCCGAGCCGCGTTGGCGTGCTACTGGATTGCGAGGAGGGGACGGCTACGTTCTACAACGTGGCAGATAGGGCGACCCCCTTCCACTCGTTTGTGTTCCCCTTTGCGGAGGCGGTGTACCCGGCTTTTTGGATTTTCTCCAACGGCTCGTCTGTTAGCTTGTGTAAACTGCAAACTTGA
- the LOC134008547 gene encoding E3 ubiquitin/ISG15 ligase TRIM25-like isoform X1, producing MAEEMTSLMSLEDELTCSICLCPFDCPVTTPCGHNFCQDCLFTTWKENYSCPQCRTHFSTKPELKKNTVLSTVMETFRLRASKSDSSITVKETMKPEEPKHERVVCDTCMEATAVKTCLTCMASFCEDHVRPHKENPIFSTHQLSYPLGDLRERICTDHHKLMEFYCTQHRRCICSVCLQQVHKGCQFSTPDEQRALQESDMRNKLGMLDGKIEKNRNVISEMKSQQSKLKDTASSKKKVLEGEYRQLREMLDREEREALNTVDREQESGQTKLQGLMKKFDQNIDKMSGARDEINNLLSQSESLAFLQASVDLPSQVTFDPYTPRVNLDSKAVAASQAFAAVLREHLFHIFNQPVEARLQILRPELGVGMRCESTFVPPLISNPPPMFAEFQRNPQTFPLSDHSRGAIFGRAEGTPRPPRSHSPGAALRAGQKKKSDRKTDSKDQKGDKTKKQPFQSTPTPKEYPKATCEEPQNKDKPELSKMPPNITSVAKRHDLLQYGTVLTLDGKTAHKRVCLSENFTVATVSDEPNAYPDCPARFSVCSQVLCTKGFSRGRHYWEVKMSSNNFVGLGLAYNSIDRKGPASRLGRNAQSWCVEWFNVKLSAWHASSETVLLNPNPSRVGVLLDCEEGTATFYNVADRATPFHSFVFPFAEAVYPAFWIFSNGSSVSLCKLQT from the exons ATGGCCGAGGAAATGACTTCTCTCATGAGTCTAGAAGATGAACTGACTTGTAGCATCTGCCTCTGTCCATTCGACTGTCCGGTGACAACACCTTGCGGACACAACTTCTGTCAAGATTGCCTCTTCACTACATGGAAAGAAAATTACAGCTGTCCGCAATGCAGGACGCACTTTTCGACCAAACCAGAGCTGAAAAAGAACACGGTGCTTAGCACCGTAATGGAGACGTTCAGACTGAGGGCGTCGAAGAGTGATTCCAGCATTACTGTGAAGGAAACAATGAAGCCTGAAGAGCCTAAGCACGAGCGTGTCGTCTGTGATACCTGTATGGAGGCCACCGCTGTTAAAACCTGCCTCACGTGCATGGCGTCCTTCTGTGAGGACCATGTAAGACCGCACAAGGAGAACCCGATATTTAGCACGCATCAGCTGAGCTACCCGCTTGGAGACCTCCGCGAGCGCATCTGCACCGACCACCACAAGTTGATGGAGTTCTACTGCACCCAGCATCGCCGCTGTATTTGTAGCGTCTGTCTGCAGCAGGTGCACAAGGGGTGTCAGTTCTCCACCCCCGACGAACAACGAGCTTTACAAGAG tctGACATGAGAAACAAATTAGGCATGCTGGATGGAAAAATTGAGAAGAACCGAAATGTCATTTCCGAGATGAAGAGTCAACAGAGCAAGCTGAAG GACACTGCATCTAGCAAGAAGAAGGTTCTGGAAGGTGAGTACCGGCAGCTCCGGGAGATGCTGGACCGGGAGGAGCGGGAGGCCCTGAACACGGTAGACCGTGAGCAGGAGAGCGGTCAGACCAAGCTGCAGGGTCTCATGAAGAAGTTTGACCAGAACATTGATAAGATGAGTGGAGCCAGAGATGAAATCAACAACCTCCTTAGCCAGTCTGAGAGCCTGGCCTTTCTACAG GCTTCAGTGGATCTTCCCTCccaggtgacctttgacccctacaCACCACGGGTGAACCTGGACTCTAAGGCTGTCGCCGCATCACAGGCCTTCGCAGCAGTCCTGAGGGAGCATCTGTTCCACATATTCAACCAACCTGTGGAAGCTAGGCTGCAGATACTAAGACCAG AACTTGGCGTGGGCATGCGAT GTGAGAGTACCTTTGTCCCACCGCTGATATCAAATCCTCCTCCAATGTTTGCTGAATTCCAGCGGAACCCACAAACCTTCCCGTTGTCTGATCACAGCAGGGGGGCAATATTTG GACGAGCAGAAGGTACTCCGAGGCCCCCCAGATCTCACAGCCCAGGAGCTGCTCTCAGAGCAGGCCAGAAAAAGA AGTCTGATAGGAAAACGGATTCGAAGGACCAGAAAGGTGACA AAACAAAAAAGCAGCCCTTCCAGTCTACACCCACACCAAAGGAGTACCCAAAAGCTACATGTGAAGAACCTCAGAACAAGGACAAACCCG agctgtcgaagatgcctCCAAATATCACGTCGGTTGCAAAAAGACATGACCTTCTGCAAT ATGGCACGGTCCTCACCCTGGACGGCAAGACGGCCCACAAGCGCGTCTGCCTCAGCGAGAACTTCACTGTGGCCACCGTGTCGGACGAGCCCAACGCCTACCCTGACTGCCCCGCCCGCTTCTCTGTCTGCTCCCAGGTGCTGTGCACCAAAGGTTTCTCTAGGGGGCGTCACTACTGGGAGGTCAAGATGAGCAGCAACAACTTTGTCGGCCTAGGCCTGGCTTACAACAGCATTGACCGCAAGGGTCCCGCTAGCCGGCTAGGCCGGAACGCCCAGTCGTGGTGCGTCGAGTGGTTCAACGTCAAGCTGTCAGCCTGGCACGCCAGCAGCGAGACCGTGCTGCTCAATCCTAATCCGAGCCGCGTTGGCGTGCTACTGGATTGCGAGGAGGGGACGGCTACGTTCTACAACGTGGCAGATAGGGCGACCCCCTTCCACTCGTTTGTGTTCCCCTTTGCGGAGGCGGTGTACCCGGCTTTTTGGATTTTCTCCAACGGCTCGTCTGTTAGCTTGTGTAAACTGCAAACTTGA
- the LOC134008547 gene encoding E3 ubiquitin/ISG15 ligase TRIM25-like isoform X2 — MAEEMTSLMSLEDELTCSICLCPFDCPVTTPCGHNFCQDCLFTTWKENYSCPQCRTHFSTKPELKKNTVLSTVMETFRLRASKSDSSITVKETMKPEEPKHERVVCDTCMEATAVKTCLTCMASFCEDHVRPHKENPIFSTHQLSYPLGDLRERICTDHHKLMEFYCTQHRRCICSVCLQQVHKGCQFSTPDEQRALQESDMRNKLGMLDGKIEKNRNVISEMKSQQSKLKDTASSKKKVLEGEYRQLREMLDREEREALNTVDREQESGQTKLQGLMKKFDQNIDKMSGARDEINNLLSQSESLAFLQASVDLPSQVTFDPYTPRVNLDSKAVAASQAFAAVLREHLFHIFNQPVEARLQILRPGESTFVPPLISNPPPMFAEFQRNPQTFPLSDHSRGAIFGRAEGTPRPPRSHSPGAALRAGQKKKSDRKTDSKDQKGDKTKKQPFQSTPTPKEYPKATCEEPQNKDKPELSKMPPNITSVAKRHDLLQYGTVLTLDGKTAHKRVCLSENFTVATVSDEPNAYPDCPARFSVCSQVLCTKGFSRGRHYWEVKMSSNNFVGLGLAYNSIDRKGPASRLGRNAQSWCVEWFNVKLSAWHASSETVLLNPNPSRVGVLLDCEEGTATFYNVADRATPFHSFVFPFAEAVYPAFWIFSNGSSVSLCKLQT; from the exons ATGGCCGAGGAAATGACTTCTCTCATGAGTCTAGAAGATGAACTGACTTGTAGCATCTGCCTCTGTCCATTCGACTGTCCGGTGACAACACCTTGCGGACACAACTTCTGTCAAGATTGCCTCTTCACTACATGGAAAGAAAATTACAGCTGTCCGCAATGCAGGACGCACTTTTCGACCAAACCAGAGCTGAAAAAGAACACGGTGCTTAGCACCGTAATGGAGACGTTCAGACTGAGGGCGTCGAAGAGTGATTCCAGCATTACTGTGAAGGAAACAATGAAGCCTGAAGAGCCTAAGCACGAGCGTGTCGTCTGTGATACCTGTATGGAGGCCACCGCTGTTAAAACCTGCCTCACGTGCATGGCGTCCTTCTGTGAGGACCATGTAAGACCGCACAAGGAGAACCCGATATTTAGCACGCATCAGCTGAGCTACCCGCTTGGAGACCTCCGCGAGCGCATCTGCACCGACCACCACAAGTTGATGGAGTTCTACTGCACCCAGCATCGCCGCTGTATTTGTAGCGTCTGTCTGCAGCAGGTGCACAAGGGGTGTCAGTTCTCCACCCCCGACGAACAACGAGCTTTACAAGAG tctGACATGAGAAACAAATTAGGCATGCTGGATGGAAAAATTGAGAAGAACCGAAATGTCATTTCCGAGATGAAGAGTCAACAGAGCAAGCTGAAG GACACTGCATCTAGCAAGAAGAAGGTTCTGGAAGGTGAGTACCGGCAGCTCCGGGAGATGCTGGACCGGGAGGAGCGGGAGGCCCTGAACACGGTAGACCGTGAGCAGGAGAGCGGTCAGACCAAGCTGCAGGGTCTCATGAAGAAGTTTGACCAGAACATTGATAAGATGAGTGGAGCCAGAGATGAAATCAACAACCTCCTTAGCCAGTCTGAGAGCCTGGCCTTTCTACAG GCTTCAGTGGATCTTCCCTCccaggtgacctttgacccctacaCACCACGGGTGAACCTGGACTCTAAGGCTGTCGCCGCATCACAGGCCTTCGCAGCAGTCCTGAGGGAGCATCTGTTCCACATATTCAACCAACCTGTGGAAGCTAGGCTGCAGATACTAAGACCAG GTGAGAGTACCTTTGTCCCACCGCTGATATCAAATCCTCCTCCAATGTTTGCTGAATTCCAGCGGAACCCACAAACCTTCCCGTTGTCTGATCACAGCAGGGGGGCAATATTTG GACGAGCAGAAGGTACTCCGAGGCCCCCCAGATCTCACAGCCCAGGAGCTGCTCTCAGAGCAGGCCAGAAAAAGA AGTCTGATAGGAAAACGGATTCGAAGGACCAGAAAGGTGACA AAACAAAAAAGCAGCCCTTCCAGTCTACACCCACACCAAAGGAGTACCCAAAAGCTACATGTGAAGAACCTCAGAACAAGGACAAACCCG agctgtcgaagatgcctCCAAATATCACGTCGGTTGCAAAAAGACATGACCTTCTGCAAT ATGGCACGGTCCTCACCCTGGACGGCAAGACGGCCCACAAGCGCGTCTGCCTCAGCGAGAACTTCACTGTGGCCACCGTGTCGGACGAGCCCAACGCCTACCCTGACTGCCCCGCCCGCTTCTCTGTCTGCTCCCAGGTGCTGTGCACCAAAGGTTTCTCTAGGGGGCGTCACTACTGGGAGGTCAAGATGAGCAGCAACAACTTTGTCGGCCTAGGCCTGGCTTACAACAGCATTGACCGCAAGGGTCCCGCTAGCCGGCTAGGCCGGAACGCCCAGTCGTGGTGCGTCGAGTGGTTCAACGTCAAGCTGTCAGCCTGGCACGCCAGCAGCGAGACCGTGCTGCTCAATCCTAATCCGAGCCGCGTTGGCGTGCTACTGGATTGCGAGGAGGGGACGGCTACGTTCTACAACGTGGCAGATAGGGCGACCCCCTTCCACTCGTTTGTGTTCCCCTTTGCGGAGGCGGTGTACCCGGCTTTTTGGATTTTCTCCAACGGCTCGTCTGTTAGCTTGTGTAAACTGCAAACTTGA